From a single Candidatus Methylomirabilis sp. genomic region:
- a CDS encoding FAD-linked oxidase C-terminal domain-containing protein, with translation MERQRKAQLAAALGAIVGQEGVITEEDELRVYECDGLTIFKALPELVVLPRTREQVEAVVRLCHRERVPFVARGAGTGLSGGALALEGGVLIGLNRMSHILEVDVPNQRAVVQPGMVNVWLTNKIAGDNFYYAPDPASQTACSIGGNVAENSGGVHTPKYGVTTNHVLGLEVVLPDGEVVEFGGKALDPPGYDLTGVFVGSEGTFGICTKIIVRILRKPEATKTLMGVFEAIDDASSTVSGIVAAGILPACVEMMDNLSIQAVEKGTRAGYPTDAGSVLLVELDGPRAEVEALVEPVRKVMRQNRVREIRIAKDDAERLLLWKGRKAAFAAMGHISPDYYVQDAVIPRTKLPQILHEIGVFSQEYGLRVANVFHAGDGNLHPLILYDGRNEGELHKAEEMGAKIMRRCIEMGGSITGEHGVGREKRDYMPLMYTEADLEAMLKVKRAFNPDGLLNPGKIFPTSKSCVEVGAAGRDGIRYRPHRLEMMGIAQRF, from the coding sequence ATGGAGCGGCAGCGGAAGGCCCAGCTGGCAGCGGCGCTCGGGGCCATCGTGGGGCAGGAGGGAGTCATCACGGAGGAGGATGAGCTCCGGGTCTACGAGTGCGACGGGCTCACCATCTTCAAGGCCCTCCCGGAGCTGGTCGTCCTTCCCCGGACCCGAGAACAGGTGGAGGCGGTCGTCCGGCTCTGCCACCGGGAGCGGGTCCCCTTCGTGGCGCGGGGGGCCGGCACGGGGCTTTCCGGGGGTGCCCTCGCGCTCGAGGGTGGGGTCCTGATCGGCCTGAACCGCATGAGCCACATCCTGGAGGTGGACGTTCCCAACCAGCGAGCCGTCGTGCAGCCCGGCATGGTGAACGTCTGGCTCACGAACAAGATCGCCGGGGACAACTTCTACTACGCCCCGGACCCGGCCAGTCAGACCGCCTGCAGCATTGGGGGGAACGTGGCGGAGAACTCCGGGGGCGTTCATACCCCGAAGTATGGAGTCACGACCAACCACGTGCTGGGGCTGGAGGTCGTCCTGCCGGACGGCGAGGTGGTCGAGTTCGGCGGCAAGGCGCTGGACCCGCCCGGCTACGACCTGACCGGGGTCTTCGTCGGCTCCGAGGGAACCTTCGGCATCTGCACGAAGATCATCGTGCGCATCCTGCGGAAGCCGGAGGCCACCAAGACCCTGATGGGCGTCTTCGAGGCCATCGACGACGCCAGCAGCACGGTGTCGGGGATCGTGGCGGCCGGCATCCTGCCCGCCTGTGTCGAGATGATGGACAATCTCAGCATCCAGGCGGTGGAGAAGGGGACTCGGGCCGGGTACCCCACCGACGCTGGCTCGGTCCTGCTGGTGGAGTTGGACGGGCCGCGGGCGGAGGTGGAGGCGCTGGTGGAGCCGGTGAGGAAGGTGATGCGGCAGAACAGGGTCCGGGAGATCCGGATCGCGAAGGACGACGCGGAGCGGCTCCTGCTCTGGAAGGGGCGCAAGGCGGCCTTCGCCGCCATGGGGCACATCAGCCCCGACTACTACGTCCAGGACGCCGTCATCCCCCGGACCAAGCTCCCGCAGATCCTCCATGAGATCGGGGTCTTCAGCCAGGAGTACGGCCTCCGGGTGGCGAACGTCTTCCACGCTGGGGATGGGAACCTCCACCCCCTCATCCTCTACGATGGCCGCAACGAAGGGGAGCTGCACAAGGCGGAAGAGATGGGCGCGAAGATCATGCGGCGCTGCATCGAGATGGGCGGGAGCATCACCGGGGAGCACGGGGTGGGGCGGGAGAAGCGGGACTACATGCCCCTCATGTACACCGAGGCCGACCTGGAGGCCATGCTGAAGGTCAAGCGGGCCTTCAACCCCGACGGCCTCCTGAACCCCGGGAAGATCTTCCCCACCTCCAAGAGCTGCGTCGAGGTCGGCGCCGCGGGTCGGGACGGGATCCGCTACCGGCCCCACCGGCTCGAAATGATGGGCATCGCGCAGCGGTTCTAA
- a CDS encoding HD domain-containing phosphohydrolase: MDRPEPAGRILVVDDNLQARELLRAALTAEGYAVTLAEGGEEALAKVAEEVPELILLDINMPGLNGYEVCGRLKGTEATRLIPIIFLTSMSDLEDKLRGIEVGADDFLTKPFRKVELLARVKSLLRVKRLNDRLENAENVLFALANAIEAKDPYTEGHIFRVATLALKLGRRLGLSAEHQESLWKGGILHDIGKIGVPDAILNKAGRLNPEEVAQMQIHAVVGERICQPLRSIRYLLPVIRHHHEKFNGTGYPDGLRGEAIPITARIVGIVDMYDALITDRPYRPRLTREEAFGILQSGAADGTLDAELVGSFISMIQEEEGLAPAGGAAARAGGATP; encoded by the coding sequence GTGGATAGGCCCGAGCCGGCCGGCCGCATCCTGGTGGTGGACGATAACCTGCAGGCCCGGGAGCTGCTCCGCGCGGCCCTGACAGCGGAGGGCTACGCCGTGACGCTGGCGGAGGGGGGGGAGGAGGCGCTGGCCAAGGTGGCTGAGGAGGTGCCGGAGCTGATCCTCCTGGACATCAACATGCCCGGGCTGAACGGCTATGAAGTCTGCGGCCGCTTGAAGGGGACCGAGGCCACCCGCCTCATCCCGATCATTTTCCTGACCTCCATGAGCGACCTGGAGGACAAGCTCCGGGGGATCGAGGTCGGGGCCGACGACTTCCTCACCAAGCCCTTCCGGAAGGTGGAGCTGCTCGCCCGGGTCAAGTCCCTGCTCCGGGTCAAGCGCCTGAACGACCGGCTCGAGAACGCCGAGAACGTCCTCTTTGCCCTGGCCAACGCCATCGAGGCAAAGGATCCCTACACGGAAGGACACATCTTCCGCGTCGCCACGCTGGCCCTCAAGCTCGGCCGGCGGCTCGGCCTCTCCGCGGAACACCAGGAGTCCCTCTGGAAGGGGGGGATCCTCCACGACATCGGGAAAATCGGCGTCCCCGACGCGATTCTGAACAAGGCCGGCCGCCTGAACCCGGAAGAGGTGGCCCAGATGCAGATCCACGCGGTCGTGGGAGAGCGCATCTGCCAGCCGCTCCGGTCCATCCGGTACCTCCTCCCCGTCATCCGGCATCACCACGAGAAGTTCAACGGGACCGGCTACCCCGATGGCCTCCGAGGGGAGGCGATCCCCATCACCGCCCGGATCGTCGGCATCGTGGACATGTACGACGCCCTCATCACCGACCGCCCCTATCGGCCCCGCCTCACCCGGGAGGAAGCCTTCGGGATCCTGCAGTCCGGAGCTGCTGACGGCACCCTGGATGCGGAGCTCGTGGGATCGTTCATCAGCATGATCCAGGAGGAGGAGGGGCTGGCGCCGGCCGGCGGGGCTGCCGCGCGGGCCGGCGGGGCTACCCCATGA
- a CDS encoding 4Fe-4S dicluster domain-containing protein: MATAGPAPTGRKSAFDLHDSPEVEKYLDCVHCGFCMPTCPTYLVLGTEMDNPRGRIYLIRAASEGQIGLTPNFVKHMYTCLLC, translated from the coding sequence ATGGCTACCGCGGGGCCGGCCCCGACCGGGCGGAAATCGGCCTTCGACCTGCACGACTCGCCCGAGGTCGAGAAGTATCTGGACTGCGTGCACTGCGGCTTCTGCATGCCGACGTGCCCGACCTACCTGGTGTTGGGGACCGAGATGGACAACCCCCGGGGGCGGATCTACCTCATCCGGGCCGCCTCGGAGGGGCAGATCGGTCTCACGCCGAACTTCGTGAAGCACATGTACACCTGTCTCCTCTGCC
- a CDS encoding non-canonical purine NTP pyrophosphatase: MVLVLATANRHKIRELETLLGDLPFQLCPLPAAASDPPLPEPGPTLAANAEAKALAAAARTGYLALADDSGLEVDPLGGEPGLRSSRFLGEGATDAERTGAILAALRTYPWHGRTARFRCAVAVADATGRVLCRSEGVLEGVIAFEARGTGGFGYDPIFFVPELSQTLAEAGPAVKNRISHRAQALLACRPILAALAAGSATEALPR, translated from the coding sequence ATGGTGCTCGTTCTCGCGACCGCGAACAGGCATAAAATTCGCGAGTTAGAGACACTCCTGGGGGATCTGCCCTTCCAGTTGTGTCCCCTGCCGGCCGCGGCGTCAGATCCCCCACTGCCCGAGCCCGGCCCGACGCTTGCAGCAAATGCCGAGGCTAAGGCGCTGGCGGCGGCCGCCCGCACCGGCTACCTGGCGCTGGCCGATGATTCGGGGTTGGAGGTGGATCCCCTCGGGGGAGAGCCGGGGCTGCGGTCCTCCCGGTTTCTCGGAGAGGGAGCCACGGACGCCGAACGGACGGGCGCGATCCTGGCGGCCCTCCGGACCTACCCGTGGCACGGGCGGACGGCCCGCTTCCGCTGCGCCGTCGCGGTGGCGGATGCGACCGGTCGGGTGCTGTGCCGGAGCGAGGGGGTCCTGGAGGGGGTCATCGCCTTCGAGGCGCGCGGGACGGGCGGGTTCGGGTACGACCCCATCTTCTTCGTGCCGGAGCTCTCCCAGACCCTGGCGGAGGCGGGCCCAGCCGTGAAGAACCGGATCAGCCACCGGGCACAGGCCCTGCTGGCCTGCCGCCCCATCCTGGCAGCGCTGGCGGCCGGGTCGGCGACGGAGGCCCTCCCCCGGTAG
- a CDS encoding response regulator yields the protein MSPTRVLVVEDNPLHRRLAVNALRAVGYEVVEAEGALQARVWLEKSTPALIILDISLPGTDGVALCRELRADRRTRAVPIVATTALAMKRDRERILQAGFDAYLAKPFAPRALRQVVVDLLRERANPTEASRG from the coding sequence ATGAGCCCCACCCGCGTCCTCGTGGTGGAGGACAATCCGTTGCACCGCCGCCTCGCGGTCAATGCCCTGCGGGCCGTGGGGTACGAGGTCGTGGAGGCGGAGGGAGCTCTTCAGGCTCGGGTCTGGTTGGAGAAGAGCACTCCGGCTCTCATCATCCTGGACATCAGCCTCCCCGGCACCGATGGGGTCGCCCTCTGCAGAGAGCTGCGCGCAGACCGCCGGACTCGTGCGGTGCCGATCGTCGCGACGACCGCCCTGGCCATGAAGAGAGACCGCGAGCGGATCCTCCAGGCCGGCTTCGATGCCTACCTGGCCAAACCCTTCGCGCCCCGGGCCCTCCGGCAGGTGGTCGTGGACCTCCTGCGGGAGCGAGCCAACCCGACGGAGGCATCCCGTGGATAG
- a CDS encoding HAMP domain-containing sensor histidine kinase, which translates to MEPAAGRARKGLSLQDKLKIGFGLLLLLALANGVFSFTQIRSIFQRTDYLARNVVLKQTAVQRLQAAAKAYGAAVTGIRGGREEVAEQRVKAAQEDLDTTLEELRALTGSPEEGRLVAELTATADELRALGSEVVQLRFQEGETSRGYQTRLVDLTLFIGENIQRRLKPVLGDPHRYEPNFLERLRALFSGQQVTSADLTRYQSAFEMQMALADMGAAMTAYLARPEPAFQAKFGVAESAFEKGLGTYRGGTGGPEEQIIAGRIQQRFRGLRGARERLLFLQREQEGRLNSFRVTLSTLTGLLDRVLPDTIAAEVLGELGTVNRRVQGVLNLAFLLLGASLLIAMAAGIVIYRSISNPIRDLLAATKTVASGIFRRIPVAGEDEVGQLTKAFNAMTNSLRQRDIHLRVQQLQLRRANVQLAEANLHKSEFLANMSHELRTPLHAIMGFAEMLQEPASGFLTTDQRAYLENIAISGRHLLSLINEVLDLAKVESGRIELYPEAFPIADALEGLRTLVRSLAGKKNIGIQFQVGSDLSTCIADPGRFKQIMYNLLSNAIKFTPAGGEIRVAVSWASEVRPRDCLEVAVTDTGIGIRREDQDRIFEEFVQIDGSGPAEGTGLGLALTRKFVELHGGRIWVESEVGRGSTFLFRIPQPPRLLTAPSAALPIPGADASPAQALPPADLQEGGALVLGEEGAVTAGLRSALLAGGFDTALLAPPAELADFGREVGPSLLACPPSVFRSDGRLIMAELRSTAALQEVPLLILEANGDAAAANLRTALALLGVLRGLPVSGNPLRLLVAADDPGFAQAVRASLSGGAHLVVEAEEADLAAAAARERPDLLVADVTASALVLRLVQRLAGDTRTQALPVLVLPPLSLSSVGPPAATGGPALALPPTRR; encoded by the coding sequence ATGGAACCGGCAGCGGGGCGGGCGCGAAAGGGCCTGTCGCTGCAGGATAAGCTGAAGATCGGCTTCGGCCTTCTGCTGCTCCTTGCCCTCGCCAACGGCGTTTTCAGTTTCACCCAGATCCGCAGCATCTTCCAGCGGACCGACTACCTGGCCCGCAATGTGGTCCTGAAGCAGACCGCGGTGCAGCGGCTCCAGGCGGCCGCGAAGGCCTACGGAGCCGCGGTCACGGGCATCCGGGGGGGGCGGGAGGAGGTGGCCGAGCAGCGGGTCAAAGCGGCTCAGGAGGACCTGGACACGACGTTGGAGGAGCTCCGGGCCCTCACGGGGAGCCCCGAGGAGGGGCGGCTGGTGGCCGAGCTAACCGCCACGGCTGACGAGCTGCGCGCCTTGGGTTCGGAGGTCGTGCAGCTCCGCTTCCAGGAGGGGGAGACGTCCCGCGGCTACCAGACCCGGCTGGTGGATCTCACCCTGTTCATCGGGGAGAATATCCAGCGCCGGCTCAAGCCGGTCCTGGGGGATCCCCACCGGTATGAGCCCAACTTCCTGGAGCGGCTCCGAGCCCTGTTCTCCGGCCAGCAGGTCACCTCGGCCGACCTGACCCGCTACCAGTCCGCCTTCGAGATGCAGATGGCCCTGGCCGATATGGGCGCCGCGATGACCGCCTATCTGGCCCGACCCGAGCCGGCCTTCCAGGCCAAGTTCGGGGTGGCGGAGTCGGCCTTCGAGAAGGGCTTGGGCACCTACCGGGGGGGGACAGGCGGCCCGGAGGAGCAGATCATCGCCGGGCGGATCCAGCAGCGCTTCCGGGGACTGCGGGGCGCCCGGGAGCGGCTCCTCTTCCTCCAGCGGGAGCAGGAGGGTCGCCTGAACAGCTTCCGGGTGACCCTGAGCACCCTGACCGGACTCCTCGATCGCGTTCTGCCGGATACCATCGCCGCGGAGGTGCTGGGGGAGCTGGGGACGGTGAACCGGCGAGTCCAGGGCGTCTTGAACCTCGCCTTCCTCCTCCTGGGCGCGAGCCTCCTCATCGCCATGGCGGCCGGGATCGTCATCTACCGCAGCATCAGTAACCCGATCCGGGACCTCCTGGCGGCCACCAAGACGGTGGCGTCGGGGATCTTCCGCCGAATCCCGGTGGCCGGCGAGGATGAGGTGGGACAGCTCACCAAGGCCTTCAACGCCATGACCAACTCGCTGCGCCAGCGGGACATCCACCTCCGCGTCCAGCAGCTGCAGCTCCGGCGGGCCAACGTGCAGCTGGCCGAGGCCAATCTCCACAAGTCCGAGTTCCTCGCCAATATGTCCCACGAGCTCCGGACCCCCCTGCACGCCATCATGGGCTTCGCGGAGATGCTGCAGGAGCCGGCTTCCGGGTTCCTCACGACGGATCAGCGGGCGTACCTCGAGAACATCGCGATCAGCGGCCGGCACCTCCTGAGCCTCATCAATGAGGTGCTCGACCTCGCCAAGGTGGAATCCGGGCGGATCGAGCTGTACCCGGAGGCCTTCCCGATCGCCGATGCCCTGGAGGGCCTGCGGACCCTGGTGCGATCGCTGGCGGGCAAGAAGAACATCGGGATCCAGTTCCAGGTGGGGTCTGATCTGAGCACCTGCATCGCCGACCCCGGCCGCTTCAAGCAGATCATGTACAACCTCCTCTCCAACGCCATCAAGTTCACCCCGGCGGGGGGCGAGATTCGGGTTGCGGTGAGCTGGGCCAGCGAGGTCCGTCCGAGGGACTGCCTGGAGGTGGCGGTCACCGATACCGGGATCGGGATCCGGCGGGAGGACCAGGACCGGATCTTCGAAGAGTTCGTCCAGATCGACGGCAGCGGCCCGGCCGAGGGGACCGGTCTGGGCCTGGCCCTCACCCGGAAGTTCGTCGAGCTCCACGGCGGCCGGATCTGGGTGGAGAGCGAGGTCGGGCGGGGGAGCACCTTCCTCTTCCGCATCCCCCAGCCGCCTCGGCTCCTGACAGCGCCCTCGGCCGCGTTGCCGATCCCGGGCGCGGATGCGTCCCCTGCCCAGGCGCTCCCGCCGGCCGACCTGCAGGAGGGGGGTGCCCTGGTGCTGGGCGAGGAGGGAGCGGTCACCGCAGGCCTCCGGTCCGCGCTGCTCGCCGGGGGGTTCGACACGGCGCTGCTCGCCCCGCCGGCTGAGCTGGCCGATTTCGGACGTGAGGTGGGCCCGAGCCTCCTTGCCTGTCCCCCGTCGGTCTTCCGCTCGGACGGCCGACTGATCATGGCCGAACTCCGGAGCACGGCGGCGCTCCAGGAGGTCCCCCTCCTCATCCTCGAGGCCAATGGGGACGCGGCCGCCGCCAACCTCCGCACGGCTCTGGCCCTGCTGGGCGTCTTGCGCGGTCTGCCCGTGAGTGGCAACCCCCTCCGGCTCCTGGTCGCGGCCGATGATCCCGGCTTCGCCCAGGCGGTCCGGGCCTCCCTCTCCGGAGGCGCACACCTGGTGGTCGAGGCAGAGGAGGCGGACCTCGCGGCCGCGGCAGCTCGGGAGCGCCCCGACCTCCTGGTGGCGGACGTCACGGCGTCCGCCCTGGTGCTCCGCCTGGTCCAGCGCCTGGCGGGGGACACCCGGACCCAGGCCCTCCCCGTGCTCGTTCTCCCCCCGCTCTCCCTCTCCTCCGTGGGACCGCCGGCCGCGACCGGAGGCCCCGCGCTGGCCCTCCCGCCCACCAGGCGGTAG
- a CDS encoding PilZ domain-containing protein encodes MRGRYADKTVLLVEETRFFRETVEEALNQAGFRVLTATTGPAGRALLEAEGHRVDLLVLDLHLSPVDGFDLLEHLRHLKSPHHPPILAMLLGLEIEEAIQQLRGLEAVGVQDKRAAFAQIVYRVGGLVNPRGVTERATVRVPLGVPVNYTVGRWQSQGIIFNLSKTGMFLSTDLPVEAGHRLQLQFILPGVPRLFELSGAIVWTAGSSGGMTPSGMGVRFHDVDGATEAQLAAFVKLEVQRLMPPSLPRQPLPEGRPSGSGDSPRGS; translated from the coding sequence ATGAGGGGCCGGTACGCCGACAAAACCGTCCTCCTGGTGGAGGAGACCCGCTTCTTCCGGGAGACCGTGGAGGAGGCGCTCAACCAGGCCGGCTTCCGGGTGCTCACCGCGACGACCGGCCCCGCCGGCCGCGCCCTCCTGGAGGCGGAGGGGCACCGGGTGGATCTCCTGGTGCTCGACCTGCACCTGAGTCCCGTGGATGGGTTCGATCTGCTCGAGCACCTCCGGCACCTCAAGTCCCCCCACCATCCCCCCATTCTCGCCATGCTCCTGGGCCTGGAGATCGAGGAGGCCATCCAGCAGCTCCGCGGGCTGGAGGCGGTCGGGGTGCAGGACAAGCGGGCGGCCTTTGCGCAGATCGTGTACCGGGTGGGGGGGTTGGTAAACCCCCGGGGAGTAACGGAGCGGGCCACGGTCCGCGTCCCCCTGGGGGTCCCGGTGAACTACACGGTGGGCCGCTGGCAGTCGCAGGGGATCATCTTCAATCTGAGCAAGACCGGCATGTTCCTCAGCACCGACCTGCCGGTCGAGGCCGGCCATCGGTTGCAGCTCCAGTTCATCCTGCCGGGCGTCCCCCGCCTCTTCGAGCTCTCCGGGGCCATCGTCTGGACCGCCGGCAGCTCCGGCGGCATGACCCCGAGCGGGATGGGGGTGCGGTTCCACGACGTGGACGGGGCGACCGAGGCCCAGCTTGCGGCCTTCGTCAAGCTGGAGGTCCAGCGACTGATGCCGCCCTCCCTCCCCCGCCAGCCCCTCCCCGAGGGGCGCCCCTCGGGCTCCGGCGATTCTCCTCGAGGGAGTTGA
- the rph gene encoding ribonuclease PH codes for MRLDGRKPNEMRPVKITRGVLKYAEGSTLIEVGETRVLCSASVEDRVPQFLRETGQGWVTAEYGMLPRATQSRTPRESTAGRPSGRTQEIQRLIGRSLRAVTDLAGLGERTLWVDCDVLQADGGTRTAAITGAFVALADALHHLREEGAVTRSLLKDFVGAVSVGLVEGEVLLDLSYAEDSIAQVDMNVVLTGAGKFVEVQGTAEETPFDRAVLDQMLALAGAGIRELILLQQKLVGDRLPGRMPLDKRQAGS; via the coding sequence GTGCGGCTCGACGGCCGCAAGCCGAACGAGATGCGCCCGGTGAAGATCACCCGGGGCGTCCTGAAGTACGCGGAAGGGTCGACCCTCATCGAGGTCGGGGAGACCCGCGTCCTCTGCAGCGCCTCGGTGGAGGATCGCGTGCCCCAGTTCCTCCGGGAGACGGGGCAAGGCTGGGTCACCGCCGAGTACGGCATGCTCCCCCGGGCCACGCAGAGCCGGACCCCGCGGGAGAGCACGGCGGGGCGGCCCAGCGGCCGGACCCAGGAGATCCAGCGCCTCATCGGCCGCTCCCTTCGGGCCGTCACGGATCTCGCCGGCCTCGGCGAGCGGACGCTCTGGGTCGACTGTGATGTCCTGCAGGCGGACGGGGGGACCCGGACCGCGGCGATCACGGGAGCCTTTGTGGCCCTGGCCGACGCGCTGCACCACCTGCGGGAGGAGGGGGCCGTGACCCGATCCCTCCTGAAGGACTTCGTCGGCGCCGTGAGCGTCGGCCTGGTGGAGGGGGAGGTCCTCCTGGATCTGTCCTACGCCGAGGACTCCATCGCCCAGGTGGACATGAACGTGGTGCTGACCGGAGCGGGGAAGTTCGTGGAGGTCCAGGGGACGGCCGAGGAGACGCCGTTCGATCGGGCCGTCCTGGATCAGATGCTGGCCCTGGCCGGCGCGGGTATCCGGGAGCTGATCCTGCTGCAGCAAAAGTTGGTCGGGGACCGGTTGCCTGGCCGGATGCCGCTTGACAAGAGGCAGGCTGGTTCCTAG
- a CDS encoding FAD-binding oxidoreductase, producing MGDPAGLARRAQEIVGAEHVRTGPAAAPFAVDGLTPAVVASPGSEEEVSRLLAAAHELEAAVAPWGGGTKMGLGAPPRRLDLALSLARLNRAVEYEPADMTASFQAGMTLAAVQAHLGEKGQFVALDPPLANQATLGGILAANASGPRRLRYGTARDLVIAVRIVHADGTVTKGGAKVVKNVTGYDMNKLYIGSLGTLGVLTEVTFRLYPLPAAEETQLCAFRTPEAAGAAVAEILGSPLVPHAVELLSGGAAEVAARAAGVPWAAGQVGLGVMIGSVPEAVRAQLHDVARFCRGAGSTADHSLTSAAHTACWDAIREFPGRGAARSLVLKGSVPLTRVPELMSRGEGLAGQRHLACQAVAEAGSGIVRFSVDGAAAPAERVADYVETVRGVASELGGHLVVLEAPLPVKQRVDVWGPVGKALRLMQGLKAQFDPKGILNPGRFVGGI from the coding sequence ATGGGGGATCCGGCGGGTCTGGCGAGACGCGCCCAGGAGATCGTGGGGGCCGAGCACGTGCGGACCGGCCCGGCGGCGGCCCCCTTCGCGGTGGATGGGCTCACCCCCGCTGTCGTGGCATCCCCCGGCAGCGAGGAGGAGGTGAGCCGGCTGCTGGCCGCGGCCCACGAGCTGGAGGCGGCAGTGGCGCCGTGGGGCGGCGGGACGAAGATGGGGCTCGGCGCCCCGCCGCGCCGGCTGGACCTGGCACTTTCCCTCGCCCGCCTGAACCGGGCGGTGGAGTACGAGCCGGCCGATATGACGGCGAGCTTCCAGGCCGGGATGACCCTGGCCGCGGTCCAGGCGCACCTGGGGGAGAAGGGGCAGTTCGTCGCCCTGGACCCCCCCCTCGCCAACCAGGCCACATTGGGGGGGATCCTGGCCGCCAACGCCAGCGGCCCCCGCCGCCTCCGGTACGGCACCGCCCGGGACCTGGTGATCGCCGTTCGGATCGTCCACGCCGACGGGACCGTGACGAAGGGCGGGGCCAAGGTGGTGAAGAACGTCACCGGCTACGACATGAACAAGCTCTACATCGGGTCCCTCGGAACCCTGGGGGTCCTGACGGAAGTCACCTTCCGCCTCTACCCCCTTCCGGCGGCGGAAGAGACCCAGCTGTGCGCCTTCCGGACCCCCGAGGCCGCGGGGGCGGCCGTCGCCGAGATCCTGGGGTCGCCTCTGGTGCCCCATGCGGTGGAGCTCCTGAGCGGCGGCGCCGCGGAGGTGGCAGCGCGGGCGGCGGGGGTCCCCTGGGCAGCCGGCCAGGTGGGGCTCGGCGTCATGATCGGCAGCGTGCCAGAGGCGGTCCGGGCGCAGCTCCACGACGTGGCCAGGTTTTGCCGAGGGGCAGGGAGCACCGCCGATCACTCGCTCACCAGCGCGGCTCATACCGCCTGCTGGGACGCGATCCGGGAGTTTCCGGGTCGCGGTGCCGCCCGGTCGCTGGTCCTGAAGGGAAGCGTGCCCCTGACCCGGGTCCCGGAACTGATGAGCCGGGGCGAGGGGTTGGCAGGGCAGCGGCACCTCGCCTGCCAGGCGGTGGCCGAGGCCGGCTCGGGAATCGTCCGGTTCTCCGTGGATGGGGCCGCCGCTCCGGCGGAGCGCGTCGCCGACTACGTGGAGACCGTCCGGGGCGTGGCGTCCGAGCTCGGGGGGCACCTGGTAGTGCTGGAAGCCCCCCTCCCGGTGAAGCAGCGGGTGGACGTGTGGGGACCGGTGGGAAAGGCCCTGCGCCTCATGCAGGGACTCAAGGCGCAGTTCGACCCGAAGGGGATCCTCAACCCGGGTCGCTTCGTAGGGGGAATCTGA